One Lactobacillus sp. ESL0785 DNA window includes the following coding sequences:
- a CDS encoding MerR family transcriptional regulator → MITSKKIQELTGLSARTLRYYEQLGLIKPERDSTSNYRQYQENDVTTLQQILIFKKMNFRLSVIKDILQNPEFDLDEALKMSMRQLEKNLLNYLKIHTVS, encoded by the coding sequence TTGATTACTAGCAAAAAAATTCAAGAATTAACTGGCTTATCTGCACGAACTTTGCGTTATTATGAGCAACTTGGTTTGATTAAGCCCGAGCGTGATTCTACATCAAATTATCGTCAATATCAGGAAAATGATGTAACGACTTTGCAACAAATACTTATCTTTAAAAAGATGAACTTCAGACTGAGTGTCATTAAAGATATTTTACAAAATCCAGAATTTGATCTTGATGAAGCTCTAAAGATGTCTATGAGGCAGCTCGAGAAAAATTTGCTAAACTATCTGAAAATTCATACCGTGAGTTAG
- a CDS encoding YlbF family regulator, giving the protein MVNIYDSANQLASDMQKTDEYKALQAAITEVKNNAASAAIFKEMDKMQSQIMQAQAQGKDIAKDIQDQYKELNEKVQKDPQIVKLLQAEQGLYKIIDDVQKAITKPINDLYDGLRN; this is encoded by the coding sequence ATGGTAAACATCTACGACTCAGCTAATCAATTAGCTTCCGATATGCAAAAAACTGACGAATACAAGGCTTTACAAGCAGCTATTACTGAAGTTAAAAATAATGCAGCCAGTGCAGCCATTTTTAAAGAAATGGATAAAATGCAGAGCCAGATTATGCAAGCTCAGGCGCAAGGCAAGGATATTGCCAAGGACATTCAGGATCAATATAAAGAGTTGAACGAAAAAGTTCAAAAAGATCCTCAGATTGTTAAACTTTTGCAAGCTGAACAAGGACTTTACAAAATAATTGATGACGTACAAAAAGCAATTACCAAACCAATTAATGATCTCTATGATGGTCTTAGAAACTAA
- the argS gene encoding arginine--tRNA ligase — MNFKNEVVELLAPQVDLPKEKIAALIERPKNEKMGDYAFPAFALAKTMHKNPAEIAKEIASQLSSADFAGIQAVGPYVNFAINHEKLINQTLTEVLAEKEHYGDQKLGEGNVPIDMSSPNIAKPMSMGHLRSTVIGNSISETLKKVGYTPIKINFLGDYGTQFGKLIAAYKHWGVEEDVKKDPIMNLFKYYVKFHKEAEEHPELDEEGRAWFKKLEDGDPEAVKLWQWFREVSLTDFKRIYKELGVTFDSYKGEAFFNDKMQPVIDELREKGILHESRGAQVVDMGEDENPAMIIKSDGTSVYLTRDLAAAIYRMKTYNFVKMLYVVGNEQAQHFVELKGVLKKMGYNWADTINHVPFGLITQNGKKLSTRKGNVVFLDQVLKDAVSLAQKQIENKNPDLANKKQVAHDVGVGAVIFHDLKNDRTDNFDFNLDEVVRFEGETGPYVQYTNARAQSVLRKAAKLNQAPDLTNLNLSDDWSFSVAKALADFPRIIARSSEKFEPSIIAKYALDLAKKFNKYYANIKILTNDEQINARLALVEATSIVLTESLRLLGVNAPKEM, encoded by the coding sequence ATGAATTTTAAGAATGAAGTTGTTGAGCTGCTTGCACCGCAAGTAGACTTACCTAAAGAAAAAATTGCAGCGTTAATTGAGCGTCCGAAAAATGAAAAAATGGGTGATTATGCTTTTCCTGCTTTTGCATTAGCTAAAACGATGCATAAAAATCCAGCTGAAATTGCTAAAGAAATTGCGTCACAACTTAGCAGTGCGGATTTTGCAGGTATTCAAGCAGTTGGCCCATATGTCAATTTTGCCATCAATCATGAAAAGTTGATTAACCAGACTTTGACTGAAGTTTTGGCCGAAAAAGAACATTATGGTGACCAAAAGTTAGGTGAGGGTAATGTTCCAATTGATATGTCTAGTCCTAACATTGCTAAACCGATGTCCATGGGACATTTGCGCTCAACAGTTATTGGTAATTCAATTTCAGAAACCTTAAAGAAAGTTGGCTATACACCAATTAAGATTAATTTCTTGGGTGATTATGGAACACAGTTTGGGAAATTAATCGCGGCTTACAAGCATTGGGGAGTTGAAGAAGACGTTAAAAAAGACCCTATCATGAATTTATTCAAATATTACGTTAAGTTCCATAAGGAAGCTGAAGAACATCCTGAGCTTGATGAAGAAGGCCGTGCTTGGTTCAAGAAGCTTGAAGATGGTGATCCTGAAGCAGTTAAGTTGTGGCAATGGTTCCGTGAGGTTTCATTAACTGACTTTAAGCGTATTTATAAGGAATTAGGTGTTACCTTTGATTCATATAAGGGTGAAGCGTTCTTTAATGATAAGATGCAACCAGTAATTGATGAGTTGCGGGAAAAAGGCATCTTGCACGAATCCCGTGGAGCTCAAGTTGTCGACATGGGTGAAGATGAAAATCCAGCGATGATTATCAAGTCAGATGGTACTAGTGTGTATTTGACACGTGACTTAGCTGCTGCAATTTATCGAATGAAGACATACAATTTTGTCAAAATGCTTTACGTTGTTGGGAATGAGCAGGCACAGCACTTTGTCGAATTAAAGGGTGTTCTGAAGAAAATGGGCTATAACTGGGCAGATACAATTAATCATGTACCATTTGGCTTGATTACTCAAAATGGTAAGAAATTGTCAACTCGTAAAGGAAATGTTGTTTTCTTAGATCAAGTATTAAAAGATGCCGTTTCATTAGCGCAAAAACAGATTGAAAATAAGAATCCTGATTTGGCTAATAAGAAACAAGTTGCTCATGATGTTGGTGTCGGTGCCGTTATTTTTCATGATCTAAAGAATGATCGGACAGATAATTTTGATTTTAACTTGGACGAAGTTGTCCGGTTTGAAGGTGAAACAGGCCCGTATGTACAATATACTAACGCACGGGCTCAAAGCGTTTTGCGTAAAGCTGCTAAATTAAATCAAGCACCTGACTTAACTAATCTGAACTTGAGTGATGATTGGTCCTTTAGTGTGGCTAAAGCCTTAGCTGATTTCCCACGAATTATTGCACGTAGTAGCGAAAAATTTGAGCCGTCAATTATTGCTAAGTATGCACTAGATTTGGCTAAGAAATTTAATAAGTATTATGCCAATATTAAGATTTTGACCAATGATGAGCAAATCAATGCGCGACTTGCACTAGTTGAAGCAACTTCAATTGTTTTGACAGAATCGCTTAGATTATTGGGTGTAAATGCTCCTAAAGAAATGTAA
- a CDS encoding RluA family pseudouridine synthase: MSYYFTLNYPKNLKPCSVSDLLRQLLIPRKWRHFLRIGQKIHINGSYRYFNQLVYPNDKIELELDCVDSQQGTYPASGNLPDIIYEDQDILIINKPAGQKTHPNLAEADTALNDCATYLGFSPFVVHRLDMLTSGLLLVAKNPAVVPILNRELTTKIFHREYLAVVNHAENLLPNGTISLPIGQDPDDQRKRMFREDGLTSVTHYQVLNKFTDTALIKLRLETGRTHQIRVHLAAIGCPIVGDPLYNPVCESDEFLHLTAYQMSFNKPFSFDKVQVKLPQKKIKF, encoded by the coding sequence ATGAGCTATTATTTTACACTTAATTATCCTAAAAATCTCAAACCATGTTCTGTCAGCGACTTGTTACGTCAACTTTTAATCCCACGCAAATGGCGTCATTTCTTACGCATTGGGCAAAAAATCCACATTAATGGCAGTTATCGTTACTTTAACCAATTAGTCTATCCCAATGACAAAATTGAATTGGAATTGGATTGCGTTGATTCTCAACAAGGTACTTATCCAGCCAGTGGCAACTTGCCCGACATCATTTATGAAGACCAAGACATATTAATAATCAATAAACCAGCTGGGCAAAAGACACATCCTAATTTAGCTGAAGCTGATACTGCATTAAACGACTGTGCTACTTACTTAGGCTTTAGTCCGTTTGTTGTCCACCGCTTAGATATGTTAACTAGTGGCTTGCTGCTAGTCGCTAAAAATCCGGCTGTTGTCCCAATTCTTAATCGCGAATTAACCACCAAAATTTTTCATCGTGAATACCTTGCAGTCGTTAATCACGCAGAGAATTTATTGCCAAATGGGACAATTTCTCTGCCAATTGGTCAAGACCCTGATGACCAACGTAAAAGAATGTTTCGTGAAGATGGATTAACATCAGTCACCCACTATCAAGTTTTAAATAAATTTACGGACACGGCACTAATTAAATTACGACTTGAAACCGGCCGCACACACCAAATCCGTGTCCACTTAGCTGCCATTGGCTGCCCGATTGTTGGCGATCCTCTTTACAATCCCGTATGTGAGTCAGACGAATTTTTACATTTAACTGCCTACCAAATGTCGTTTAACAAGCCTTTTTCCTTTGATAAAGTTCAAGTTAAGTTACCACAGAAAAAGATTAAATTTTAA
- the fba gene encoding class II fructose-1,6-bisphosphate aldolase — translation MAYLDNGNQIFKDARKNHYAIGAYNTNNLEWTRAILRAAEETRTPVLIQVSTGAAKYMGGYKIVKDIVEDTMDSMNISVPVVLNLDHGDFESAKECIALGYSSVMFDGHALPTDENLAKTKEIVKLAHERGISVEAEIGKIGENQGADGGELASVEDAKLFVAAGVDKLACGIGNIHGVYPEGWKGLNFDRLKEIADAVSVPLVLHGGSGIPEDQVKKAISLGISKVNINTEFQLAFQGATRKYFEAHKDEDKGNKGYDPRKLLLPGTEAITDAMKEMIGWLGTPSIDEELKNAAFDRSSLNEE, via the coding sequence ATGGCTTATTTAGATAACGGTAATCAAATCTTTAAAGATGCTCGTAAAAACCATTATGCAATTGGTGCATATAACACTAACAATTTGGAATGGACACGTGCAATTTTGCGTGCAGCTGAAGAAACTAGAACTCCAGTTTTAATTCAAGTTTCAACTGGTGCTGCTAAGTACATGGGTGGCTACAAGATCGTTAAGGATATTGTTGAAGACACAATGGACTCAATGAACATTTCAGTTCCAGTAGTTTTGAATTTGGACCACGGTGACTTTGAATCAGCTAAGGAATGTATTGCACTTGGCTATTCTTCAGTAATGTTTGATGGTCATGCATTGCCAACTGACGAAAACCTGGCTAAGACTAAGGAAATTGTTAAGTTAGCACATGAACGTGGAATTTCTGTTGAGGCTGAAATTGGTAAAATTGGTGAGAACCAAGGTGCTGATGGTGGTGAATTAGCATCAGTTGAAGATGCTAAATTGTTCGTTGCTGCTGGTGTTGACAAGCTTGCTTGTGGTATTGGTAACATTCACGGTGTTTATCCAGAAGGCTGGAAGGGCTTGAACTTTGATCGTCTGAAGGAAATTGCTGATGCAGTTTCAGTGCCATTAGTTTTGCATGGTGGTTCAGGTATTCCAGAAGACCAAGTTAAGAAGGCTATTTCTCTTGGAATTTCTAAGGTTAACATTAACACTGAATTCCAATTGGCCTTCCAAGGTGCTACTCGTAAGTACTTCGAAGCTCACAAGGATGAAGATAAGGGCAACAAGGGTTATGACCCACGTAAATTGCTTTTGCCAGGTACTGAAGCTATTACCGATGCCATGAAAGAAATGATTGGCTGGTTAGGTACTCCTTCAATTGATGAAGAACTTAAGAATGCTGCTTTTGATAGAAGCTCATTGAACGAAGAATAA
- a CDS encoding L,D-transpeptidase, with protein sequence MKKSLLKPLTFCFVILICVISLARLSMPNVGAPSSKPKQQEVKTTAVKKKTAASFRPYQDPADLRQPLDWHQSSEYKSYPKIKRLENDITIRVSLKGNRVYILRDNRRIYTMLASGGLFKKGKSLTPTGSFKIQDSRGDSFYNPNLNEGANNWTSWDPNNVYLFHSVPTKDDGQYNVKEAKKLGKTQGSHGCIRLSIADSHWLLKNIKVGTKVIIKDN encoded by the coding sequence ATGAAAAAAAGTCTGTTAAAGCCACTAACGTTTTGCTTTGTGATATTAATTTGTGTAATTAGTTTAGCGCGGCTTTCAATGCCTAATGTCGGTGCACCTTCATCAAAGCCTAAACAGCAGGAAGTTAAAACAACGGCAGTTAAGAAGAAAACAGCAGCTTCTTTTAGACCGTATCAGGATCCAGCTGATCTGCGGCAGCCACTAGATTGGCATCAATCTAGTGAATATAAGTCGTATCCTAAAATTAAGCGGCTTGAAAATGATATTACGATTCGGGTTTCACTTAAGGGCAATCGGGTTTATATTTTGCGTGATAATCGGCGGATTTATACGATGTTAGCTAGTGGGGGGCTTTTTAAAAAGGGTAAATCACTTACACCAACTGGCTCATTTAAAATTCAGGATAGTCGTGGTGATTCCTTCTATAATCCTAATTTAAATGAGGGTGCGAATAATTGGACCAGTTGGGATCCGAATAATGTATATTTATTTCATTCAGTACCCACAAAAGATGATGGGCAGTATAACGTCAAAGAAGCCAAAAAATTGGGAAAGACCCAAGGTTCACACGGTTGTATTCGTCTGAGTATCGCTGACTCACATTGGTTGCTAAAAAATATTAAGGTTGGTACCAAGGTAATTATTAAAGATAATTAA
- a CDS encoding DNA repair exonuclease, which produces MKFIHFADAHLDSPFLGLSFLPSNQFYRIQQAPNQSLTKIVDLALQEQVDLVLIAGDTFDSSRPTPSSQLFFARQIKRLTAAEIQVVMIFGNHDHMQATDLLVPESPYFKLLGAGEQVETATFKTAAGFVYTVNGFSYLNNHITTDLAAQLPTKSSNYTFGLMHAQEKASSNQNVYAPFTLSELKDLHYDYFALGHIHLRQILSEDPLIVYPGNIQGRHINERDAKGCYLGEINEQTKQTTIKFVPTSPIKWAKAQVKLTEEISQNDLREQILASMKPQEPTYYSLEIVGAEFLNEQEQELLKDSSFWQALSEQLTDSQLVDVRFATNSRLQIAASDQVYFSQAAAEIFTADKFRALSKSWAKKDDLATELAQEPQFLQEIKELAAVNLNNKLKGLSDETD; this is translated from the coding sequence ATGAAATTTATCCATTTTGCGGATGCGCATTTAGATAGTCCATTTTTGGGACTATCTTTTTTGCCATCTAACCAATTTTATCGAATTCAACAAGCACCTAACCAATCACTGACAAAAATTGTTGACTTAGCATTGCAAGAGCAAGTTGATTTGGTTTTGATTGCTGGTGATACATTTGACAGTTCGCGGCCTACTCCGAGCAGTCAATTGTTTTTTGCTCGTCAAATTAAGCGCTTAACCGCAGCGGAAATTCAGGTTGTGATGATTTTTGGTAATCATGACCATATGCAGGCAACTGACTTACTAGTACCTGAGAGCCCGTACTTCAAGTTGCTGGGGGCTGGCGAACAAGTTGAAACAGCAACTTTTAAGACTGCAGCGGGCTTTGTTTACACTGTTAATGGTTTTTCTTATCTTAATAATCATATTACAACTGATTTGGCAGCTCAATTACCGACTAAAAGCAGTAATTATACTTTTGGCTTAATGCATGCCCAAGAGAAGGCAAGCAGCAATCAGAATGTTTATGCACCATTTACTTTAAGTGAACTGAAAGATTTACATTATGATTATTTTGCCTTGGGTCATATTCATTTACGACAAATCTTGTCTGAAGACCCGCTAATAGTTTATCCAGGTAATATTCAAGGACGGCATATTAATGAACGTGATGCTAAAGGCTGTTATTTGGGTGAAATTAATGAGCAGACTAAGCAGACGACAATTAAGTTCGTTCCCACCAGTCCGATTAAGTGGGCTAAGGCTCAAGTTAAGCTGACTGAAGAAATCAGTCAAAATGACCTGCGTGAGCAAATTTTGGCTAGTATGAAACCGCAAGAGCCAACGTATTATAGCTTGGAAATTGTTGGTGCAGAATTTTTGAATGAGCAGGAGCAGGAGCTGCTTAAAGATAGTTCATTTTGGCAGGCACTTTCAGAACAGTTGACTGACTCACAGCTAGTTGATGTTCGCTTTGCAACTAATAGTCGGCTGCAAATTGCCGCCAGCGATCAAGTTTACTTTTCTCAGGCAGCTGCAGAAATTTTTACAGCTGATAAATTTCGCGCTTTGAGTAAAAGTTGGGCTAAAAAAGATGACCTAGCAACTGAATTAGCGCAAGAGCCACAGTTTTTGCAGGAAATAAAAGAATTAGCCGCGGTCAATTTAAATAATAAGCTAAAGGGGCTTAGTGATGAAACTGATTAA
- a CDS encoding AAA family ATPase produces the protein MKLIKIKIVNFGQFSNVTFTLPNSDLNVFFGANEAGKSTVVAFIKQVLFGFYLQKRATDFFEDYAPLARVSPMGGSLFFENDQGEQYELERLYAKGKGSKLGTLTVKCNNQVVPASIFFDQIKNITGDFYADSFIFNQDMLAKVIKIKQTDLLERIYYLGAANSDQLIAMRDDFNKKADTLFKSRGTVPPVNQLLTQLKQQKGKLAAAEMEFSDYKVLNETYTEKQHQQADSERNLQQLQTELGELERLQKLVPSYQKLQSLKAQIKEVKFDQQQYQTAQKLNLQKQSLQQAIDSLKKRLEQITEKPVDFAAATKISQKKPELLQWRSEYHHCQQQEEQITTDEQQLLALNPKLAQIAKLGQTEVIQLQEEYQKLPEDKLETPTATNSSTSKLLLMAGVGILVAGLILLLTVSKVGGVVLIICGLIGVFAVLSRQKQEKVQQIAVQKQKAAVKQQRAQFAHQYGLDPDKLDLPTLINQWRQLQSCQQKRQTNQEQEATLLEKVENLAGQVSQLLQRHVTSDFAAVLAALDSLTEVITKVQQSQEAKQNLQANLTAKQTNLHEIDLQLTAKFAVAGVTTMSDYEKRQLKAQQQAQLKAQAAALSANLTQDLPQLTTLLQDQKQVGFRKQKLQQKISDLQRELQQLQSAIAEIKVKMKNLANSTAVFAAKQELANTQTEFRKQSVQYFANLLTAQWLSRTLDLASNERFPKMVSAAQNYLQLLTNNRYNKINIDKSLSVIRDDGKKIKVEYLSRGTQEQLYFALKLAFVQQIKDQINLPLLIDDSFVNFDDQRTEQIEQLLRQIAQGNQVLIFTAQTKLVDQLKLQPLTFTKGTENV, from the coding sequence ATGAAACTGATTAAAATCAAAATTGTTAATTTTGGCCAATTTTCAAATGTAACTTTTACTTTGCCTAATTCTGATTTAAATGTCTTTTTTGGGGCTAATGAAGCTGGTAAAAGTACGGTTGTTGCCTTTATTAAGCAAGTACTGTTTGGCTTTTATCTTCAAAAACGTGCAACGGATTTTTTTGAAGATTACGCGCCGCTGGCACGAGTTAGTCCGATGGGTGGGTCGCTATTTTTTGAAAACGATCAGGGTGAACAGTATGAACTTGAGCGCCTCTATGCTAAAGGCAAGGGGTCGAAGCTCGGGACTCTGACAGTAAAATGCAATAATCAAGTTGTTCCTGCTAGCATCTTTTTTGATCAAATTAAAAATATCACGGGTGATTTTTATGCCGATAGTTTTATTTTTAATCAGGATATGCTTGCTAAGGTTATTAAGATTAAGCAAACAGATTTGCTTGAGAGGATTTACTATTTAGGGGCCGCTAATAGCGACCAATTAATTGCCATGCGGGATGATTTTAATAAAAAAGCTGATACTTTATTTAAGAGTCGAGGAACAGTACCACCGGTAAATCAATTATTAACTCAGCTGAAGCAGCAAAAAGGTAAGTTAGCAGCCGCCGAAATGGAATTTTCAGATTATAAGGTGCTTAATGAGACATATACCGAAAAGCAGCACCAGCAAGCTGACAGCGAACGAAATTTGCAACAGCTGCAAACTGAACTTGGCGAACTCGAGCGTTTACAAAAGCTTGTGCCTAGTTATCAAAAGCTACAATCATTAAAAGCACAAATTAAAGAAGTCAAGTTTGACCAACAGCAATATCAGACAGCACAAAAGTTAAATTTACAAAAGCAGAGTTTGCAGCAAGCGATAGATTCATTAAAAAAGCGGCTTGAACAAATTACTGAAAAACCAGTCGATTTTGCAGCTGCGACTAAGATTAGTCAAAAAAAGCCAGAGTTATTGCAGTGGCGGTCTGAATATCATCATTGTCAACAGCAGGAAGAACAAATTACGACAGATGAACAGCAATTACTTGCTCTGAATCCTAAGTTAGCGCAGATTGCCAAGTTGGGCCAAACAGAAGTCATTCAACTGCAAGAAGAATACCAAAAGCTGCCTGAGGATAAGTTAGAAACGCCTACTGCTACCAACAGCTCAACTAGTAAATTATTATTAATGGCTGGTGTCGGAATACTAGTTGCTGGCTTGATTTTATTGCTGACAGTCAGCAAGGTTGGTGGCGTAGTACTAATTATTTGCGGTTTAATTGGTGTTTTTGCTGTTTTAAGTCGGCAAAAACAGGAAAAAGTACAGCAAATTGCGGTACAAAAACAAAAAGCAGCAGTTAAGCAGCAACGGGCACAATTTGCTCATCAGTATGGGCTTGATCCTGATAAGCTAGACTTACCAACTCTGATAAATCAGTGGCGGCAATTGCAATCGTGCCAGCAAAAACGGCAGACTAATCAAGAGCAAGAAGCTACTTTATTGGAAAAAGTAGAGAATTTGGCCGGTCAAGTTAGTCAGTTACTGCAACGACATGTTACGTCAGATTTTGCAGCTGTGTTGGCAGCACTTGATTCATTAACGGAAGTAATTACTAAGGTGCAGCAAAGTCAAGAAGCCAAGCAGAATTTACAAGCTAATTTAACAGCTAAGCAGACAAATTTGCACGAAATTGACTTGCAGCTGACAGCAAAATTTGCTGTAGCGGGTGTGACCACAATGTCAGATTATGAAAAGCGGCAGCTCAAGGCACAACAGCAAGCCCAGCTTAAAGCTCAAGCAGCAGCTTTAAGTGCTAATTTAACACAAGACTTACCGCAATTAACAACTCTGTTGCAAGATCAAAAACAAGTCGGGTTCCGCAAGCAAAAACTGCAACAAAAAATTAGTGACTTGCAAAGAGAACTACAGCAATTACAGAGTGCAATTGCGGAAATTAAGGTTAAGATGAAAAACTTGGCTAATTCCACAGCCGTTTTTGCTGCTAAACAGGAATTGGCTAATACGCAAACTGAATTTCGCAAGCAAAGTGTTCAATATTTTGCGAACTTACTTACTGCGCAATGGTTAAGTCGCACGCTAGATTTGGCTTCTAATGAACGTTTTCCTAAAATGGTTAGTGCTGCACAAAATTATTTGCAGCTGCTGACAAACAATCGGTATAATAAGATTAACATTGATAAATCCTTGTCTGTTATTCGCGATGATGGTAAGAAAATTAAAGTTGAGTACTTATCGCGCGGAACGCAAGAGCAGCTTTACTTTGCATTAAAGCTGGCTTTTGTGCAACAAATTAAGGATCAGATTAATCTGCCGTTGTTAATTGATGATTCCTTTGTGAATTTTGATGATCAAAGGACAGAGCAGATTGAGCAGTTATTACGGCAAATCGCACAAGGCAATCAAGTCTTGATTTTTACGGCTCAAACGAAGTTGGTTGACCAATTGAAGTTGCAACCGCTGACTTTTACGAAAGGAACCGAAAATGTTTAA
- a CDS encoding PBP1A family penicillin-binding protein, which translates to MDNNEPKKNGLSSAWHRFDNRFYIGRWIILIALTMILLVCTYYTVKVKTSNISNLKASLSTTTAIYDYKGQKAGSLYSQKGSFVEYNKISPNVKNAVISTEDRTFWTNPGFSVKGMARAALGLVIHRGQISGGGSTITQQLAKNSLLTQRQTFSRKLEELFFAIEITHVYSKKDILTMYLNNAYFGNGVWGVQDASKKYFGKNASQLTVGEGATLAGILRNPSKYNPIDHMSYALSRRNLILSLMVANKKLSAKQAQQVQQQGLMLNDTYHNQNGYRYPYFFDAVVDEAINRYGLREEDVMNKGLKIYTSLNQNYQQQLQDKFNQDWLFPQNAADGTKTQGASVVMDPTNGAVRAVIGGRGQHVFRGYNRATQMKRQPGSSIKPLVTYAPALQEGYHYDSELSNKLQRFGKNGYEPHNVDNGYSNKIPMYSALAQSKNVPAVWLLDRIGVAKGVQSASNFGLKVPKEDQNLALALGGLSSGVSPLQMARAYSAFANEGNLPNNSYFITKITDASGNVLAENSNPGTHRIISANTAKEMTTMLLGVFTNGTGVSAQPNGYRVAGKTGSTEVPNSYGFGTKDQWIVGYTPDVVMATWVGFDRTNQEHYMHGVSETGITRLYKAEMEGILPYTAQNQFTEKAPNQIIKHNGAATDWTAGIGDKIEKGLGSAGEKFNEWYNDIKGLIGH; encoded by the coding sequence ATGGACAATAATGAACCAAAGAAAAACGGCTTAAGCAGTGCGTGGCACCGCTTCGATAACCGCTTTTATATCGGTCGCTGGATCATCTTGATCGCGCTTACTATGATCCTTTTGGTTTGTACGTATTATACCGTTAAAGTAAAAACATCAAATATTTCTAATTTAAAGGCCTCTTTGTCAACAACGACTGCCATTTACGATTACAAAGGACAAAAAGCTGGTTCGCTTTATTCACAAAAAGGTTCTTTTGTTGAATATAATAAAATTTCACCAAATGTCAAGAATGCAGTTATTTCAACAGAAGACCGGACATTTTGGACTAATCCCGGTTTTAGTGTAAAAGGAATGGCGCGTGCTGCTCTTGGGTTAGTTATCCATCGAGGTCAAATTTCTGGTGGGGGTTCCACGATTACACAGCAACTTGCCAAGAACTCATTATTGACGCAACGGCAGACTTTTTCGCGTAAATTAGAAGAATTATTTTTTGCAATAGAAATTACCCACGTTTATTCTAAAAAAGATATTTTGACCATGTATTTAAATAATGCTTACTTTGGCAATGGCGTTTGGGGTGTGCAAGATGCCAGCAAAAAATATTTTGGTAAAAATGCGAGTCAATTGACGGTTGGTGAGGGTGCAACTTTAGCTGGAATTTTGCGAAATCCAAGTAAGTATAATCCGATTGATCACATGTCATATGCGCTCTCACGACGTAATTTAATTTTAAGCTTAATGGTAGCAAATAAAAAGTTATCTGCCAAACAGGCCCAACAAGTGCAGCAGCAAGGCTTGATGCTGAATGATACTTATCACAATCAAAATGGTTATCGTTATCCTTATTTCTTTGATGCAGTAGTTGATGAAGCAATTAACCGCTATGGTTTAAGAGAAGAAGATGTGATGAATAAAGGCCTGAAGATTTATACTAGTTTGAATCAAAATTATCAACAACAGCTGCAGGACAAGTTCAACCAAGATTGGCTCTTTCCGCAAAATGCTGCTGATGGAACTAAGACTCAAGGTGCAAGTGTAGTGATGGATCCGACAAACGGAGCAGTACGGGCAGTAATTGGTGGTCGCGGACAACATGTCTTTCGTGGCTATAATCGAGCTACGCAGATGAAGCGTCAGCCGGGGTCGTCGATTAAGCCGCTTGTCACTTACGCGCCGGCTTTGCAAGAGGGCTATCATTATGATTCAGAATTGTCTAATAAACTGCAGCGCTTTGGAAAAAATGGTTACGAGCCACACAATGTTGATAATGGCTATTCAAATAAAATTCCGATGTATTCCGCTTTGGCTCAAAGTAAAAATGTTCCGGCAGTCTGGCTCTTAGATAGAATTGGCGTTGCTAAGGGCGTGCAGTCAGCTAGCAATTTTGGCTTGAAGGTACCTAAGGAAGATCAAAATCTTGCATTGGCTTTAGGGGGATTATCAAGTGGGGTTTCACCTTTACAAATGGCACGGGCTTATTCTGCTTTTGCTAATGAGGGCAATTTGCCTAATAATTCTTATTTTATTACTAAAATTACGGATGCTAGCGGTAATGTCTTGGCTGAAAATAGTAACCCAGGCACGCACCGAATAATTTCTGCGAATACGGCAAAAGAAATGACAACTATGCTTTTGGGCGTTTTCACTAATGGGACAGGAGTTTCAGCGCAGCCGAATGGTTATCGGGTTGCTGGTAAGACTGGCTCAACTGAAGTACCAAATTCGTATGGTTTTGGTACCAAGGACCAATGGATTGTTGGCTATACGCCAGATGTTGTAATGGCAACGTGGGTTGGCTTTGACCGTACTAACCAAGAACATTACATGCATGGCGTTTCAGAAACTGGTATTACGCGGCTATATAAGGCAGAAATGGAAGGTATTTTGCCGTATACTGCCCAAAATCAATTCACGGAAAAAGCACCTAACCAGATTATTAAGCACAATGGCGCTGCCACTGATTGGACAGCTGGCATTGGTGATAAAATTGAAAAAGGTTTAGGATCTGCGGGAGAAAAGTTCAATGAATGGTATAATGATATTAAAGGCCTAATTGGCCATTAA